The Dama dama isolate Ldn47 chromosome 28, ASM3311817v1, whole genome shotgun sequence genome has a window encoding:
- the MFSD4B gene encoding LOW QUALITY PROTEIN: sodium-dependent glucose transporter 1 (The sequence of the model RefSeq protein was modified relative to this genomic sequence to represent the inferred CDS: deleted 1 base in 1 codon), whose protein sequence is MELELEPCGAGAPAAGQRLLQAEAPAENEPEAVVGSRRSGRAGSMLRWFITVLLCAAFLGLGMSVAILGPTFQDLAANVNRNISSLSLIFVGRAFGYLGGSVIGGVLFDSMNHFLLLGVSMFATTVGLYLVPFCKTAVLLIVMMSTFGVSIGILDTGGNVLILALWGDRGAPHMQALHFSFALGAFLAPLLAKLALGTTVSAENHTEADFNQSAFNQSSEADSESLFGIPDDMNLLWAYAVIGAYIFVVAVFFFALFLRKSSKQEKARASAQRFRRAKYHNALLCLLFLFFFFYVGAEVTYGSYVFSFATTHAGMKESEAAGLNSIFWGTFAACRGMAIFFATCLQPGTMIVLSNIGSLTSSLFLVLFNKSPVCLWIATSVYGASMATTFPSGVSWIEQYTTIHGKAAAFFVVGAALGEMAIPAVIGILQGKYPDLPVVLYTSLGSSVATAILFPVLYKLATLPLDRQRKEHRKSEDQKALLSSSGLNDYEEENEEDDAEKWNEMDFEVIEMNDTMRNSVIETSRNILMEPTAEVPNHSYSNVLMFESSPVNTGNSSVNYLQETRTKGTNALRGWIIY, encoded by the exons ATGGAGCTGGAACTGGAACCCTGTGGGGCCGGGGCCCCGGCTGCCGGGCAGCGGCTTCTCCAGGCCGAGGCTCCGGCGGAGAATGAGCCGGAGGCAGTGGTGGGCTCCCGGCGGAGCGGCCGGGCAGGCAGCATGCTGCGCTGGTTCATCACCGTCCTCCTGTGTGCCGCCTTCCTGGGGCTG GGAATGAGTGTTGCTATACTGGGACCCACGTTTCAAGACTTGGCAGCGAATGTGAACCGCAACATCAGcagtctttctctgatttttgtGGGCCGTGCCTTTGGATACCTGGGTGGCTCTGTGATTGGTGGAGTTCTTTTCGATAGCATGaatcattttctccttttgg GGGTGTCAATGTTCGCTACCACAGTTGGTCTTTATCTTGTTCCATTTTGTAAGACCGCAGTGTTACTTATCGTCATGATGTCCACCTTTGGTGTTTCAATTGGCATACTGGATACAG GTGGTAACGTCCTAATCTTGGCTCTTtggggggacagaggagccccacaCATGCAGGCCTTACACTTCAGTTTTGCCCTAGGTGCCTTTTTGGCTCCACTGCTGGCTAAATTGGCATTGGGCACAACGGTGTCTGCTGAAAACCACACAGAGGCTGACTTTAACCAATCTGCCTTCAACCAATCATCTGAAGCTGACTCAGAATCTCTATTTGGAATACCTGACGATATGAACTTACTGTGGGCTTACGCTGTTATCGGTGCTTATATTTTTGTagttgctgtctttttttttgctctgttttTAAGGAAAAGCTCAAAGcaggaaaaagcaagagcatcTGCTCAGAGGTTTCGAAGAGCCAAATATCACAACgcccttctctgtctccttttcctgttcttctttttttatgttgGAGCTGAGGTAACATATGGCTCTTACGTTTTCTCATTTGCAACCACCCATGCTGGCATGAAAGAAAGTGAGGCGGCCGGGTTGAACTCCATCTTCTGGGGGACCTTTGCAGCCTGCAGGGGCATGGCAATCTTTTTTGCTACATGTTTACAACCTGGAACCATGATTGTGTTGAGCAACATTGGCAGCCTGACTTCATCTTTATTTCTGGTGCTTTTCAACAAGAGCCCAGTTTGTCTGTGGATAGCAACTTCAGTGTATGGGGCCTCAATGGCAACCACATTCCCCAGTGGAGTGTCTTGGATTGAGCAGTACACGACCATCCATGGGAAAGCTGCAGCATTTTTTGTAGTCGGTGCCGCCCTGGGAGAAATGGCTATTCCTGCAGTAATTGGAATTCTTCAAGGCAAATACCCTGATTTGCCTGTAGTTTTGTACACCTCTTTGGGGTCATCAGTAGCCACTGCTATtttatttcctgtgctgtacaaatTAGCCACCTTGCCGCTTGATCGTCAGCGAAAAGAACACAGGAAAAGTGAGGACCAGAAAGCTCTGCTTTCTAGCTCTGGGCTCAATGACTAtgaggaagagaatgaagaagaTGATGCAGAAAAATGGAATGAAATGGACTTTGAAGTGATTGAAATGAATGATACAATGAGGAATTCTGTAATAGAGACATCTAGAAATATTTTGATGGAGCCTACAGCTGAAGTCCCCAACCATTCCTACTCAAATGTGTTAATGTTTGAATCCTCTCCAGTTAATACTGGCAACTCCTCTGTGAATTAC TTGCAAGAAACCAGGACAAAAGGGACTAATGCTTTGAGAGGATGGATTATTTACTGA